In the genome of Phragmites australis chromosome 9, lpPhrAust1.1, whole genome shotgun sequence, the window AGTGGCAGAATTTTTCGATAAACAAAAATCAAGCATTACTTATGTAGTATGGGTTGGTGGTTGCCTGCACAGAACATGGTGGATAATCATGGTGGGACATATTTGAATTGATACTTGTATTTGAGAAATATGTCTATTATATCTGTCAACATGGACTTATTTGTAGTTTACATAGACTCTTAGCCTCGATGAGACCTCTACTTCTGTAAGCTGGCTACAATTGTTCTAGTTTCCAGGAGCCTGAAAATGAACTCGTATTGTTAGGCATGCTATAAAATGTCTATATTAGAAGTACTAATCAGATTAGCTCAATTCACATGGATGGAATAACCAGCTGACTTCAGGCTGCGCAAAGCAGTTTTAGATATTCAGTATTGGGATAGTTCCATTTTACCCCCCTTGAACTCTAAAATCGGACATTCAACACCCTTGAACTCTTAAAAACATTCAAAATACCCCCTTGCCCCAAAACAACCATGGTTTTGGCTGATGTGGCATCCTAGTAGGCAACACTATTGTTGACATGCATCCTAATCATCAGCAACAAATCTGAATATTTATGTGGACCATTGAGAAATATGTCTATCATGCTTGAAAGATGGTAGATTGGATGGGGAAGCGGGAGATTTGGCCTTTCCTGAAAAATATAACAGTCATGTCATGATTTTCAAGCTTGTTATCTTGCTGATTGGGACGCCACATCAACACAGGCAAGCCAGCCAAAACCACAGTGGTCTAGGGCAAGGGGGTTATTTTGCACGGTTTGAGAGTTCAAGGGTTTCAAATACCTGGTTTGAAAATAAGGGGTTGATTTTCGAACTCaggcaagatttttttttttttggggggggggggggggttagaaATAGAAATTGACTTATTCCTTTATCATTTACTTAACCAGTTGCCTTCAGATATTAGTTTGGTTTGCTTTTAGAGTTTGTAGGAGCCTAAATCTATATAAAAGATAAGGAGATAAGGTTAATTGCTTTGAGAATCAAGAACAAAGTTGTCTTTCAACCTCCCCATCTATTTGTATCCTCCCCTCCTTGCGCACATCGTCCCCCAGCACTACAACTCGCACCCCATTGACCATTCACCATGGCATCAGGTTGCCACCATGGGGGGAGACCTCCCACCTGCACACCTACCAGCATTGTTCGAATCCAATAAATGTTGACCTGCCCGTTATTGATTTTTggcttttcaattttttttctctgccGTGAAAATTTGTCTAGAACCAGTTCCCTGTATGTGCTATTACCGTAATGTTCTTTAATGGATACATTCACAAGCAGTAAGGACAAATGAACAGTGCATAGTTATTCTTGTTAGGCTGAGTGCCAATGAGCTGGGAGGGAAGCGGGGTGGTGCGTATCGCATAATTGCCGCCTGGGCAGGGTGGGTGGTGATTATGTGCCCTCCTAGGCAGCCACCTTTTAGAATATTGATTTTAATTATGTAACTTGTCTTTGAATTGTGGAACCAGCTTAGTTCAGAAGAAACTTTCAGTTTTTTTCTAGTACTAGAAGTATATATAATACAGTAACAGACGTTTGATTATTGATATCTATTTGTTTTGTGGTGCTAAAGAGATCATTCATCAACTATAATAATTCAGTAGCATGTTTTTGTAATTTGATTGTTGACAttgatttgtttttttacaGTGCCAAAATGGGCATACATTATGTTCGACATGCAAGGCCAGGGTGCACAACCGGTGTCCGACATGCAGACAAGAGCTTGGTGATATCAGATGCTTGGCATTGGAAAAAGTAGCGGAGTCACTTGAGCTTCCCTGTAAGTACTGCTCTTTAGGTTGCCCCGAGATATTCCCATACTACAGCAAGATAAAGCATGAAGCACAGTGCAGCTTCAGGCCATATAACTGCCCCTATGCTGGCTCTGAATGTGCTGTGGTTGGTGATATTCCTTTCCTCGTTGCACATTTGAGGGATGATCACAAAGTTGACATGCACAGTGGCTGCACATTCAACCATAGATATGTGAAATCTAATCCGCGAGAGGTTGAAAACGCCACCTGGATGCTAACAGTAAGTCTTAAACTAGCTCCCTATAGTTCCATCTCAGATGTCTATTTTCTCTTGCTCTTCTTATGATCCTTGGTTAAAATGCAAAATATTTGTtctaaattgcaaaataatCTGGTTGGTTTGATGTTTCTTTTGGGGCAGGTATTTCATTGTTTTGGGCAGTACTTCTGCCTGCACTTTGAGGCCTTCCAGCTTGGAATGGCACCGGTTTACATGGCTTTCCTCCGTTTCATGGGGGATGAGAACGAAGCAAGGAACTATACATATAGCCTTGAGGTTGGCGGTAACGGGAGGAAAATGGTATGGGAAGGCACTCCCAGAAGCATCCGTGACAGCCACCGCAAGGTCCGGGACAGCCATGATGGCCTCATTATCCAGAGGAACATGGCGCTGTTCTTCTCCGGAGGTGACAGGAAGGAGCTGAAGCTGAGGGTAACCGGCCGGATCTGGAAGGAGCAGACCAACCTGGACGGAGCCTGCATACCGAACCTTTGCAGCTGAGCAAAGGAGACggttgaaaaaggaaaaaaaagaagagattgCGCTGTTTGGCTGGCTTGTTGTTTCTCCATTGCCATGTGTTTTTTTAATGTAGTCGTTTTATTGCAGTGTTGTACCTTAAGAAAATTTTAGGGGTGTAAAATGTTCTCTGTAAAGTAATTGTGTATAACGAACCCAGGAAATCTTACAAGTTGGCCAATAAAATGTCTGTTACATTCCTCCGGTGTTTGGACTCTGTTTTGTTTCTTGCAGTTTTCTTAGGAGGGCATGATGAACAGTTTTGCAAGAAGAGCTCCATGTTCGGTTAAAAATAGCCTATGGCAGAGGGTTTCTAAATTTACCAGAAAATAATTACCTGATTTACCAAAGTGGTGGCAAAGAAAATTGATGGCACAATTAAGATAAACTTGCCTAATAAGGAATCTTTGCATCAGTAACTTATGGAGAACCTTTCTTCTGGAATGGGCATGTGGCAGGAACAGGAGTACAAAATGGATATCTTTCTGCGGCTGCGACAAGATCCAGTGCGCTGGTAGTGGGTGGTAATTTTTACTGCGAGCAGTACCACTTTCTGCGGCTGtgtttgtgtatatatataaacgCGGTCACATTTGAAGCCAACCGTCGGATTACGCCCGCAACAGTTCATGGTTGTCGGATACGTTGAGCTCGCCCCGCATCATCTTGGCTGCTCGGTTGGGTACTCCAAATCGCGTAGCTTCTCATCGTCAAACTCCAATTTGGTCCTCTCTCTCAATCGCGATCCACCCGACCCGGATCTAGTCCTCAGGCTCCACCTCCCTCGTGTTGCTTCCCTCAGCACAACCGTCTCCTCTGTCTCCCTCGTCTACCTACTGCCTGTAACACCTTCAATTTTAACATATAACAATATAGCAAAATTtactctaaattaaaactttttttaattattaaattaatataaaatcaaggaagtatatatttgatgtatatatacttatatgtatatattcaaatatattattttgagctaagtattccagaaagcaccaagttaatttctaaataaattgtTACAATAAATGGATCATATTCATTGTTGGTTTAGTTGTTCTTATGGTTTTTTGTGTGGTGATTTGAATCTATTTTAGTTCTTCTTGgcaatttcctaatccaaatccCGATGCTTCCAGTTCAAATAttattcctaattcaaataccatTATTTGAATAATGCCAAACTCAATTTCGAATCCAacttcaaatattctttttgatcaatcttaaattcaaatactcctatttgaatttaatcccaaatatctcCAAGCCAAATTCATATTTAAATCCTCATTCCAAAATCATGTCAATTGAATCTCATTTTGATTTACTCCGATCCATTTTCGTTGCAATATCTTGTCAATTCATACCAATCCGATTCAATTCGagctattcaaattgaattgctATAAATTCATTTTGAACCCACCTACATTCATCGAATCATCACACATTCAAATACATCCAATTGAATTATCACAAATCCATTCGATTCAAttgcattcaaattgaatcattcCATTCCAATTTGAATC includes:
- the LOC133928654 gene encoding E3 ubiquitin-protein ligase SINAT5-like, encoding MDVDSVECLSLPDASMDVDDVDSHHHHHHHLGLPLHPTHLAAGAGGASVARAFPKVNAGVGPGAAGAVGAGPGAGAAGGWPATSVHELLECPVCTNSMFPPIHQCQNGHTLCSTCKARVHNRCPTCRQELGDIRCLALEKVAESLELPCKYCSLGCPEIFPYYSKIKHEAQCSFRPYNCPYAGSECAVVGDIPFLVAHLRDDHKVDMHSGCTFNHRYVKSNPREVENATWMLTVFHCFGQYFCLHFEAFQLGMAPVYMAFLRFMGDENEARNYTYSLEVGGNGRKMVWEGTPRSIRDSHRKVRDSHDGLIIQRNMALFFSGGDRKELKLRVTGRIWKEQTNLDGACIPNLCS